In Rhodoligotrophos defluvii, a genomic segment contains:
- a CDS encoding ABC transporter ATP-binding protein has protein sequence MSSKMALVSSGAPASLATAADRPASGTAARVASNAPGTTRLGSEIEVRGLSKRYGDTMAVDDISFTVSAGEFLTLLGASGSGKSTTLMMIAGFVEPTAGTILLGGRDIAPLPPEKRNLGVVFQNYALFPHMNVFDNIAFPLKMRHVGRAEIERKVSKVLELVELGDRRSHRVSQLSGGQQQRVALARALVFEPPVLLMDEPMGALDRRLREQLQREVMRIQRSLGLTVISVTHDQEEALLMSDRIAIMADGAIQQIDSPQAIYRSPRNPFVAAFLGDSNFLRVCTADLKPVAEDKPDGASLRKAMIRPEDIHIVKPGTATDIMLAGSIRSIEFPGGALRVAVATDAGLFEARLHHSEVEGLGVGDAVTIGWRCDDMVLFDA, from the coding sequence ATGAGCAGCAAAATGGCACTCGTCTCGTCCGGGGCTCCTGCCTCGCTCGCCACCGCTGCCGACCGGCCGGCAAGCGGCACTGCCGCACGAGTTGCGAGTAACGCGCCGGGCACCACCCGCCTCGGGTCGGAAATCGAGGTGCGCGGCCTTTCCAAGCGCTATGGCGACACCATGGCGGTGGACGACATATCCTTCACCGTCAGCGCTGGCGAATTCCTCACCCTGCTGGGCGCCAGCGGCTCGGGCAAGTCCACCACGCTGATGATGATTGCCGGCTTCGTCGAGCCGACGGCCGGCACCATCCTGCTCGGCGGACGCGACATTGCCCCGCTGCCACCGGAGAAGCGCAATCTCGGCGTGGTCTTCCAGAACTACGCCCTGTTCCCGCACATGAACGTGTTCGACAACATCGCCTTTCCGCTGAAGATGCGGCACGTGGGACGTGCCGAGATCGAACGGAAGGTTTCGAAGGTGCTGGAGCTGGTCGAGCTGGGCGACCGGCGCAGCCACAGGGTGTCGCAACTGTCCGGTGGCCAGCAGCAACGGGTGGCGCTCGCCCGCGCGCTGGTGTTCGAGCCGCCGGTGCTGCTGATGGACGAGCCCATGGGCGCGCTCGACCGGCGCCTGCGCGAGCAGCTTCAGCGTGAGGTCATGCGCATTCAGCGCAGCCTCGGCCTCACCGTCATCTCGGTGACCCATGACCAGGAAGAGGCGCTGCTCATGTCGGACCGTATCGCCATCATGGCCGATGGCGCCATCCAGCAGATCGACAGTCCGCAGGCGATCTACCGCTCGCCGCGCAATCCGTTCGTAGCGGCGTTCCTGGGCGACAGCAACTTCCTGCGCGTCTGCACTGCCGACCTCAAGCCGGTGGCCGAAGACAAGCCGGATGGCGCAAGCCTGCGCAAGGCAATGATCCGCCCGGAGGACATCCACATCGTCAAGCCGGGCACCGCCACGGACATCATGCTGGCCGGCAGCATCCGCTCGATCGAATTCCCGGGCGGCGCCCTGCGTGTTGCGGTGGCGACCGACGCCGGCCTGTTCGAAGCACGGCTCCACCATAGCGAGGTGGAAGGCCTTGGTGTGGGTGATGCGGTCACCATCGGCTGGCGGTGCGACGACATGGTGCTGTTCGACGCTTGA
- a CDS encoding ABC transporter substrate-binding protein gives MTNGVNTKTRVSRRHFLLGAAGAGVAAAGIGLPAIRPSRAQAGRVVYATWGGSWEAAIKKAWFAPFTKATGIEVVAVQDNTYGKFQSMVESGSTEWDVVETNPDFQYIGAERGLLEPLDFSIIDKSKIMSGDGFVTEYSVPQVLWSRLMAYNTKALNNKVPEDYKALFDLEGFPGKRAFYTNPNSGALEAALLADGVAPDKLYPLDIDRALDKWSEIRDHIIFYETNAQAQQYISDGQAALSMMPDGRALAAVKDGSPVAIQYNQSILTWSSMVVPKGAKNRENAMKFLAFALSPEGQAAIANEYTYGPVVPDAFKFISPERAKILSGGPQQQGKYIMANEKWWAENLEKASERLTEWRLM, from the coding sequence ATGACAAACGGAGTGAACACCAAAACCCGCGTCTCGCGTCGCCACTTCCTCCTCGGCGCCGCGGGCGCGGGCGTTGCCGCGGCCGGGATCGGCCTTCCCGCGATCAGACCATCGCGCGCGCAAGCGGGCCGGGTGGTCTATGCGACCTGGGGCGGTTCGTGGGAGGCCGCCATCAAGAAGGCGTGGTTCGCGCCCTTCACCAAGGCCACCGGCATCGAGGTGGTCGCCGTTCAGGACAACACCTATGGCAAGTTCCAGTCCATGGTGGAGAGCGGCTCCACGGAGTGGGACGTGGTCGAGACCAATCCGGACTTCCAGTATATCGGTGCCGAACGCGGCCTGCTCGAGCCGCTGGACTTCTCCATCATCGACAAGTCGAAGATCATGTCCGGCGACGGCTTCGTCACGGAATATTCCGTGCCGCAGGTGCTGTGGTCGAGGCTCATGGCCTATAACACCAAGGCGCTCAACAACAAGGTGCCGGAGGACTATAAGGCGCTCTTCGACCTGGAAGGGTTCCCCGGCAAGCGCGCCTTCTATACCAACCCGAATTCGGGCGCCCTGGAAGCGGCACTGCTGGCCGACGGCGTCGCGCCCGACAAGCTTTACCCCTTGGATATCGACCGCGCGCTGGACAAGTGGAGCGAGATCCGCGACCACATCATCTTCTACGAGACCAATGCCCAGGCCCAGCAATATATCTCCGATGGCCAGGCGGCACTGTCCATGATGCCCGATGGCCGCGCGCTCGCTGCGGTGAAGGACGGCTCGCCCGTGGCGATCCAATACAACCAGAGCATTTTGACCTGGTCGTCCATGGTGGTGCCCAAGGGCGCCAAGAACCGAGAGAACGCCATGAAGTTCCTGGCCTTTGCTTTGTCGCCGGAAGGCCAGGCGGCCATCGCCAACGAATATACCTACGGGCCGGTGGTTCCGGACGCCTTCAAGTTCATTTCGCCTGAGCGGGCCAAGATCCTGTCCGGCGGGCCGCAGCAGCAGGGCAAGTACATCATGGCCAACGAGAAATGGTGGGCCGAAAACCTGGAGAAGGCGAGCGAGCGCTTGACGGAATGGCGACTGATGTAA
- a CDS encoding LysR family transcriptional regulator, giving the protein MLESRNLPDLKAFRVFVAVAEGGGIKAAAEKLGRTPSAISMTLKALEESLGAPLFQAERKAHLTPFGRLVLDEARELLHHFATSCATMQSYARNQIGRCDVASVTSVSIAFLPAAIRRVQQTLPEFGVHVRQMESKFSADALLDGVVDIAFAAHLPRPDEISFEPLFRDAFDIVCAENDPLTKEKTPLSWSAIRDRPFIFNDSFAVIRTPELLEITERAVMWIGSVFALLAALRQGLGVSVLPRLCRVQGAEGLRFLPVEDPTAFRVVGLLSKKDRRQLPGTRHFANAVYEVIQEQAGIYDYELLSAKEPTQYLPA; this is encoded by the coding sequence ATGCTGGAGAGCCGGAACTTGCCTGACCTGAAGGCCTTTCGCGTCTTCGTCGCGGTGGCGGAAGGGGGCGGCATCAAAGCGGCAGCGGAGAAGCTGGGCCGCACGCCGTCGGCCATTTCCATGACGCTCAAGGCCCTCGAGGAGAGCCTGGGCGCCCCGCTGTTCCAGGCCGAGCGCAAGGCGCATCTCACGCCCTTCGGCCGGCTGGTGCTAGATGAAGCGCGCGAGCTGCTGCACCACTTCGCCACCTCCTGCGCCACCATGCAGTCCTATGCGCGTAACCAGATCGGCCGCTGCGACGTGGCGAGCGTGACGTCGGTGTCCATCGCCTTCCTGCCGGCGGCCATCCGGCGGGTGCAGCAGACCCTGCCCGAGTTCGGCGTCCATGTGCGGCAGATGGAATCCAAGTTTTCGGCCGATGCTTTGCTCGACGGTGTGGTGGACATTGCATTCGCGGCCCACCTCCCGCGGCCGGACGAAATCAGCTTCGAGCCGCTGTTCCGCGATGCCTTCGACATCGTTTGCGCCGAGAACGATCCGCTGACGAAGGAGAAGACGCCGTTGTCGTGGTCGGCCATCAGGGATAGGCCGTTCATCTTCAACGACAGCTTCGCGGTCATCCGGACGCCGGAGCTCCTGGAGATCACCGAGCGTGCGGTGATGTGGATCGGCAGCGTGTTCGCCCTGCTTGCCGCACTGCGGCAAGGGCTGGGGGTGAGCGTTCTGCCGCGCCTGTGCCGGGTGCAGGGGGCCGAGGGCCTGCGCTTCCTGCCGGTGGAGGATCCGACCGCGTTCCGGGTCGTCGGCCTGCTGTCGAAGAAAGACAGGCGCCAGCTGCCGGGCACACGGCATTTTGCCAATGCCGTGTACGAGGTCATCCAGGAGCAGGCCGGCATCTATGATTACGAACTGCTCTCGGCCAAGGAGCCGACGCAGTATCTCCCGGCCTGA
- a CDS encoding dipeptidase — MLLIDGLNCSKFDRAVFEELRDGRMSCITTCLGFWEDTMESLDALGRFRDLVRANSDLVAIARTAAEIEAIVASGRCALLVGYQNTTPLSGRIRYAELFADMGVRVMQLTYNNQNEYGGSCYEPNDSGISRFGREMVAELNRVGILIDLSHVGERTCRDVIAVSEKPVAVTHANPSDLIPHVRNKSNVLIKELAAKGGVIGLATYANICGDYTESAEKWSEIAAYAADVAGTDHIAIGTDHGRNIGMPELEWMRMGRWSRIPNYGAGSAARPGKVPEPSWLKTMRTFGVIADALRKRGFSEAETAAIMGGNWLRLYRQVFDEVVEATPAAVRAA, encoded by the coding sequence ATGTTGCTTATCGACGGGTTGAATTGCAGCAAGTTTGACAGGGCAGTCTTCGAAGAACTGCGCGACGGCCGGATGAGCTGCATCACGACCTGCCTCGGCTTCTGGGAAGACACGATGGAATCGCTCGATGCGCTGGGCCGCTTCCGCGATCTCGTCCGAGCCAATTCCGACCTGGTGGCGATCGCCCGCACCGCCGCCGAGATCGAGGCGATCGTCGCATCCGGCCGCTGCGCCCTGCTCGTCGGCTACCAGAACACCACACCGCTCAGCGGCCGCATCCGCTATGCCGAGCTGTTCGCCGACATGGGCGTGCGCGTCATGCAGCTCACCTACAACAACCAGAACGAATATGGCGGCAGCTGCTATGAACCGAACGACAGCGGCATCAGCCGGTTCGGCCGTGAGATGGTGGCCGAGCTGAACCGCGTGGGCATCCTCATCGACTTGTCCCATGTGGGCGAGCGCACCTGCCGCGACGTGATCGCGGTTTCCGAAAAGCCGGTGGCGGTCACCCACGCCAACCCGTCGGATCTCATCCCCCACGTGCGCAACAAATCGAACGTGCTGATCAAGGAGCTCGCGGCGAAGGGCGGGGTGATCGGGCTCGCCACCTATGCCAATATCTGTGGCGATTACACGGAAAGCGCCGAGAAATGGTCGGAAATCGCCGCTTACGCCGCGGATGTGGCCGGCACCGACCACATCGCCATCGGCACCGACCACGGCCGCAACATCGGCATGCCGGAGCTTGAATGGATGCGCATGGGCCGCTGGTCGCGCATCCCCAATTACGGTGCCGGCTCGGCGGCCAGGCCCGGCAAGGTGCCGGAGCCGAGCTGGCTCAAGACGATGCGCACCTTCGGGGTCATTGCCGATGCGCTCCGCAAGCGTGGCTTCTCCGAGGCGGAGACGGCCGCGATCATGGGGGGCAATTGGCTGCGGCTCTACAGACAGGTGTTCGACGAGGTGGTGGAAGCCACGCCGGCTGCCGTTCGGGCTGCGTGA
- a CDS encoding ABC transporter permease, whose product MTPRRPLQIVITVLVVLVMIMMVLPNIIIIPASFGGEDYIIFPPRSLSTKWYEAFISLPNWRHATVNSFLVASCSAISATVIGTLAGLGLVRLAPRMRSLVMSVFLLPTIVPTIITAVALYGLLAGTGLREGIFGVVVGHTIIALPFVVINVVAALQRMDMRLEHSARSLGASPWRAFYHVTLPIIWPGVAAGALFAFLTSFSEIVLSLFLTTGSSTTLPVQMWSGIRFEINPIVAAASSLFVVLSCIMLLLIGMLRRKGETTA is encoded by the coding sequence ATGACGCCGCGCCGCCCCCTGCAGATTGTCATCACCGTTCTGGTGGTGCTGGTCATGATCATGATGGTGCTGCCGAACATCATCATCATCCCAGCCTCGTTTGGCGGCGAGGATTACATCATCTTCCCGCCGCGCTCGCTGAGCACCAAGTGGTACGAGGCCTTCATCAGCCTGCCGAACTGGCGGCATGCGACGGTGAACAGCTTCCTGGTGGCGAGCTGCTCGGCGATTTCCGCCACGGTGATCGGCACGCTGGCCGGGCTCGGCCTCGTGCGGCTCGCGCCTCGCATGCGCAGCTTGGTGATGAGCGTGTTTCTGCTGCCCACCATCGTGCCCACCATCATCACCGCCGTCGCGCTCTACGGCCTCCTGGCGGGCACCGGCTTGCGCGAGGGCATTTTCGGCGTCGTCGTGGGCCACACGATCATCGCTCTGCCCTTCGTGGTGATCAATGTGGTCGCCGCCCTGCAGCGCATGGACATGCGGCTGGAGCACAGCGCGCGCAGCCTCGGGGCATCGCCCTGGCGCGCCTTTTACCACGTGACCCTGCCGATCATCTGGCCCGGCGTGGCGGCCGGAGCGCTGTTCGCCTTCCTCACCTCGTTCAGCGAGATCGTGCTGTCGCTGTTCCTCACCACCGGCTCCAGCACCACGCTGCCGGTGCAGATGTGGAGCGGCATCCGCTTCGAGATCAACCCGATCGTCGCGGCAGCCTCCAGCCTCTTCGTGGTCCTGTCCTGCATCATGCTGCTGCTGATCGGCATGTTGCGCCGGAAGGGAGAAACAACCGCATGA
- a CDS encoding aldehyde dehydrogenase family protein — protein sequence MKHALKFYIDGAWVDPLSTARIAVTNPATEEAFAEVAAGTAADVDRAVAAAKAAFPTFSATTKDERLKLLQRILDCYMDRREEVAEALTREMGAPKRFALEAQAQTGVNHLRHTMLALESFAFERPQGTTLIVREPIGVVGLITPWNWPINQLVLKVAPALATGCTMVVKPSEIAPFGAMIFADVLHEAGVPKGVFNLVNGDGPTVGHAISAHPDVAMVSITGSTRAGAAVAKAAADTIKRVAQELGGKTANILLESADLEPAVTRGVQNCFRNTGQSCTSPARMLVPADAVEQVEAIAKRAAEAMRVGDPTRDDVDLGPAISKAQFDKIQHYIERGIAEGAKLVTGGPGRPEGLNRGYYVRPTVFSNVRRDMTIARDEIFGPVLAIMPYRDLDEAVQIANDTVYGLSANVQGDRETAVKVAARLRSGQVLINYPPYDSMAPFGGYGQSGNGREQGVYGLEEYLETKAVVGALVA from the coding sequence ATGAAGCACGCCCTGAAGTTCTATATCGATGGCGCCTGGGTCGACCCGCTCTCCACCGCGCGGATTGCGGTGACCAATCCCGCGACCGAAGAGGCCTTCGCCGAGGTCGCCGCCGGAACCGCCGCTGACGTGGACCGGGCGGTTGCGGCGGCCAAGGCGGCCTTTCCCACCTTCTCCGCGACCACGAAGGATGAACGCCTCAAGCTGCTGCAGCGCATTCTCGACTGCTACATGGACCGCCGAGAGGAGGTCGCCGAGGCGCTTACCCGCGAGATGGGGGCCCCAAAACGGTTTGCGCTGGAAGCCCAGGCGCAGACGGGGGTGAACCACCTTCGCCACACGATGTTAGCCCTGGAAAGCTTCGCCTTCGAGCGGCCGCAAGGCACGACCCTGATCGTGCGCGAGCCAATCGGCGTGGTCGGCCTGATCACACCCTGGAACTGGCCGATCAACCAGCTGGTGCTGAAGGTGGCGCCGGCGCTGGCCACGGGCTGCACCATGGTGGTCAAGCCCAGCGAGATCGCCCCTTTCGGCGCCATGATCTTCGCCGACGTGCTGCACGAGGCGGGCGTGCCCAAGGGCGTGTTCAATCTGGTGAACGGCGATGGGCCGACCGTCGGCCACGCCATCTCCGCTCACCCCGATGTGGCCATGGTGTCGATCACCGGCTCGACCCGGGCCGGCGCGGCGGTGGCCAAGGCCGCGGCCGATACCATCAAGCGCGTCGCTCAGGAGCTAGGCGGCAAGACGGCGAATATCCTGCTGGAGAGCGCCGACCTGGAGCCGGCGGTCACCCGCGGCGTGCAAAACTGCTTCCGCAACACGGGCCAGTCCTGTACCTCGCCGGCGCGTATGCTGGTGCCGGCGGATGCCGTGGAGCAGGTGGAAGCCATTGCCAAGCGCGCGGCCGAGGCGATGCGGGTGGGTGATCCCACCCGGGATGACGTCGACCTCGGGCCGGCCATCAGCAAGGCGCAGTTCGACAAGATCCAGCACTATATCGAGCGGGGCATCGCCGAGGGCGCCAAGCTGGTGACCGGAGGTCCCGGCCGACCGGAGGGCCTGAACCGCGGCTATTATGTGCGCCCCACCGTCTTCTCCAATGTGCGCCGGGACATGACCATCGCTCGCGACGAGATCTTCGGCCCGGTGCTGGCGATCATGCCCTATCGCGACCTGGACGAGGCGGTGCAGATTGCCAACGACACGGTCTATGGCCTCTCCGCGAATGTGCAGGGCGATCGCGAAACCGCGGTGAAGGTGGCAGCGCGCCTGCGCTCCGGCCAGGTGCTGATCAACTATCCGCCTTATGACTCCATGGCGCCCTTCGGCGGCTATGGCCAGTCGGGCAATGGCCGCGAGCAGGGCGTCTATGGCCTCGAGGAATACCTGGAAACCAAGGCGGTGGTCGGCGCACTGGTTGCCTGA
- a CDS encoding NAD(P)/FAD-dependent oxidoreductase, which translates to MAAAWQAQSVNGSEGEATVDSLWAASAATPPLATVPLAGEVSADVAVIGGGFTGLSAALHLAEAGRKVVVLEAETIGFGASGRNGGQVNPGLKLDEAALQLKFGNDAGSAFYRLGQEAPDFLAALIARLGLNCRFARNGLVRLAHNRRALHAMQAATDQLERSGIAVERLPDREAVFRRVGTRAYIGGTIDPRGGRVHPLDLARELARAAQKAGATVHSHSRVTALTERNGGWRVETAGGAVQAREVVVATNGYTDGLIPGLAESLLPVNSFQIATAPIPDALNAEILPGYHTVYDSRRLILYFRKTWENRVVIGGRASFTSERGIGGARADYSVLEQVLTGIFPQLAGVPIVHRWTGLVCITFDYLPHYHRPAPGLHVLLGFNGRGVALSNRAGAWLARTMTGQPDSGAIPVTPIRPIPFHGLRQPVLNLAMQWNRVLDLVGR; encoded by the coding sequence ATGGCCGCGGCATGGCAGGCACAGTCGGTGAACGGGTCGGAGGGCGAAGCCACGGTCGACAGCCTATGGGCCGCGTCGGCTGCCACTCCGCCGCTCGCCACGGTACCGCTTGCCGGTGAAGTTTCTGCGGATGTCGCCGTTATCGGCGGCGGCTTTACCGGCCTGTCGGCAGCCCTGCACCTGGCCGAGGCCGGCCGCAAGGTCGTCGTGCTCGAAGCCGAAACCATCGGCTTCGGTGCCAGCGGCCGTAATGGCGGGCAGGTCAATCCCGGTCTCAAGCTCGATGAAGCCGCCCTTCAGCTGAAATTCGGGAACGACGCGGGCAGTGCCTTTTACAGGCTTGGGCAGGAGGCGCCGGATTTCCTGGCTGCGCTCATCGCGCGCCTCGGACTGAACTGCCGCTTTGCCCGTAACGGACTGGTCCGGCTCGCCCACAATCGGCGGGCGCTCCACGCCATGCAGGCGGCGACCGACCAGCTGGAGCGTAGCGGCATAGCCGTCGAGCGGCTGCCCGATCGCGAGGCCGTGTTCCGGCGCGTCGGCACCCGTGCCTATATCGGCGGCACCATAGATCCGCGTGGCGGCCGCGTGCATCCGCTCGATCTCGCCCGCGAATTGGCACGGGCGGCGCAAAAGGCGGGCGCCACGGTGCATTCACACAGCCGCGTCACCGCGCTTACGGAGCGAAATGGCGGTTGGCGGGTGGAGACGGCCGGCGGTGCCGTGCAGGCCCGCGAGGTGGTAGTGGCCACCAACGGCTATACGGATGGACTGATCCCGGGCCTCGCCGAATCCCTGCTGCCGGTGAACAGTTTCCAGATCGCTACAGCCCCAATTCCGGATGCGCTCAATGCCGAGATCCTGCCGGGATATCACACCGTCTATGACAGCCGCAGGCTGATCCTTTATTTCCGCAAGACCTGGGAGAACCGGGTGGTGATCGGGGGTCGCGCTTCCTTCACCTCCGAACGTGGCATAGGGGGCGCTCGGGCGGACTATTCCGTGCTGGAGCAGGTGCTCACCGGCATCTTCCCGCAGCTTGCCGGCGTGCCGATCGTGCACCGCTGGACCGGCCTCGTCTGCATCACCTTCGACTATCTGCCCCATTATCACCGCCCGGCGCCCGGTCTGCACGTGCTGCTGGGCTTCAACGGGCGCGGCGTCGCGCTGTCCAACCGGGCCGGCGCATGGCTCGCGCGCACCATGACGGGCCAGCCGGACAGCGGCGCCATACCCGTAACCCCAATTCGGCCGATCCCCTTCCATGGGCTTCGCCAGCCGGTGCTGAACCTGGCGATGCAGTGGAACCGCGTGCTCGATCTCGTCGGGAGGTGA
- a CDS encoding DUF3726 domain-containing protein, whose amino-acid sequence MTEPGSQGATPLARPPGMIDLSMNEVEMTAYKAARGAGLPWGIAEDVGRAARWLARTGFDWSTALLSVLATTGMSEPATSPFLLGTAVADQINGGEDVGRVISRPNVLRPVWLVPLITVATGGSMPVRIVIGAELVAINREKVWATAPIDRVAPIASAYVLIQAGLPELSALPHHWDPQHTRSLISAENHTQLEALVYRTYVPTSEKSRLRGAGGRPGG is encoded by the coding sequence ATGACGGAACCTGGTAGCCAAGGCGCTACGCCCCTGGCCCGCCCGCCCGGCATGATCGACCTCTCCATGAACGAGGTCGAGATGACTGCCTATAAGGCGGCGCGCGGGGCGGGGCTGCCTTGGGGCATCGCGGAAGATGTGGGCCGCGCGGCCCGCTGGCTCGCCCGCACCGGGTTCGACTGGTCCACCGCGCTGCTGTCGGTGCTGGCCACCACGGGTATGAGTGAGCCGGCGACCTCCCCGTTTCTGCTCGGCACCGCGGTCGCCGACCAGATCAATGGCGGCGAAGACGTCGGTCGGGTGATCAGCCGGCCAAACGTGCTGCGGCCGGTCTGGCTCGTGCCTCTCATTACCGTGGCGACGGGAGGCTCGATGCCGGTGAGGATCGTGATCGGCGCCGAGCTGGTGGCAATCAACAGGGAGAAGGTCTGGGCCACCGCGCCGATCGACCGCGTCGCGCCCATCGCATCGGCCTATGTGCTCATTCAGGCGGGCCTGCCGGAACTCAGCGCGCTGCCTCACCACTGGGACCCGCAACATACCCGCAGCCTGATCTCGGCAGAGAACCACACGCAGCTGGAGGCGCTGGTCTACCGCACCTACGTGCCCACCAGCGAGAAGTCCCGTCTGCGCGGCGCCGGCGGCCGGCCGGGCGGCTAG
- a CDS encoding ABC transporter permease, with amino-acid sequence MATDVSPLRQDRAHMPARPERAALPDAAATAAGRVRHVPIGVPDMAVLIRRHAPTLLLMPALLLLVGLFVVPVLRLVGLSFEGSSGAFDHYMRIVDRPVYLQVLQRTFLTSAATAVLCALIGYPVAYRLATGSNRTRLLLLALILIPFWTNLLVLCYGWLIVLNPQGALNALLLKLGLVSTPIPMSGNIVGVLVGMVQTMLPYAILPVAANMARIDERVLMAARSLGAPPLQVFLRAYLPMTLPGVIAGALLVFIMSIGFFVIPAILGGTRDIFIAQLIEMNINRIMNWGFAAALSTIVLVATLVLYAVGVRWFRLGTVWGQS; translated from the coding sequence ATGGCGACTGATGTAAGCCCACTGCGGCAGGACCGGGCGCATATGCCAGCCCGGCCCGAGCGCGCAGCCCTGCCGGATGCGGCCGCCACGGCGGCCGGCCGCGTCCGGCACGTGCCGATCGGAGTTCCCGACATGGCCGTGCTGATCCGTCGCCATGCACCCACCCTGCTGCTCATGCCCGCCCTCCTCCTGCTGGTCGGGCTGTTCGTGGTCCCGGTGCTGCGGCTCGTCGGCCTGAGCTTTGAGGGAAGCAGCGGCGCGTTTGACCACTACATGCGGATCGTCGACCGGCCGGTCTATCTGCAGGTCCTGCAGCGCACCTTCCTCACCAGCGCGGCAACGGCCGTGCTCTGCGCGCTGATTGGCTATCCCGTGGCCTATAGGCTGGCGACGGGCTCCAACCGGACTAGGCTTCTGCTGCTCGCGCTGATCCTCATCCCGTTCTGGACCAACCTGCTGGTCCTCTGCTACGGCTGGCTCATCGTGCTCAACCCGCAAGGGGCGCTGAATGCCCTGCTGCTCAAGCTCGGCCTCGTCAGCACGCCTATCCCGATGAGCGGCAATATCGTCGGCGTGCTCGTCGGCATGGTGCAGACCATGCTGCCCTATGCGATCCTGCCGGTGGCCGCCAACATGGCGCGCATCGACGAGCGCGTGCTCATGGCGGCGCGCAGCCTCGGGGCCCCGCCGCTGCAGGTGTTCCTGCGGGCCTATCTGCCCATGACCTTGCCGGGAGTGATCGCCGGTGCCCTGCTCGTCTTCATCATGAGCATCGGCTTCTTCGTCATTCCGGCCATTCTCGGCGGCACCCGCGACATCTTCATCGCCCAGCTCATCGAGATGAACATCAACCGGATCATGAACTGGGGCTTTGCCGCGGCGCTCTCCACCATCGTGCTGGTGGCGACGCTGGTGCTCTATGCGGTCGGCGTGCGCTGGTTCCGGCTCGGCACGGTCTGGGGGCAGTCATGA